GACCCAATTCGTCAATTGACAAAAGGCGGGTACGGTCAAGGATACGCATTACCACCGTTTCGCCGTAAGTTGTCGGGAATGTAGAAACACGGAAGTCAATTTCGCGTCCGTCAACAAAGGCACCATAACGACCATCCTGAGGCACACGCTTTTCCGCGATGTTCATTCGGGACATAATCTTGATACGAGAGACAACCGCCAACTGCAAGGCCTTCTTCGGAGAGACAATCGGATGGAGAACACCGTCAATCCGGAAACGAACCCGCAACCCTTCACGGGTTGGTTCAATATGGATGTCACTGGCACGTTCGCGCACCGCCCGAATTATCATCTGATTCACCCATCGGACAACCGGTGCTTCTGATGCGAGCGCCTCTAATTTCTGAGGCTCCAGCCCCTGTTCTGCCGCCACCCCGGTCTCCTCCTCAACCGGGAGGTCGTCCAAATCTGCCAGCTCGAGATCCTCCTGGGCTTCATCAGGTGACGGTGCCGAGTAATACTGGTTTAGCGCTTGGTAGAGGTCGGTTTCCCGACAGACCATAGGTGTAATATCCATACCGGTTGTTCTCCGTACCTCATCAATCGTAAATATGTCCCCAGGATCGACCATTGCTACTGCGAGCGTGTTTCCCGAGCGGAAAAGTGGAATGACCCGGTTTTTGCGAAGAAAATCCTCAGTAAATAACTGCATTACCTCAGAGTCCAAACGAAATGTATTTAAATCAATAAACGGTACGCCGTATTTCTGTTCTAATGCGGCACCGCCATCATCAATCGGTGTCTGTTCATTCGCCATATTTAAACCTCCTTAAAGGTATTAAATTCCAATTCATTAAGTATATAATATTACACCAAACCAACTTTTTTGTCAACTAAATCTTTCAAACCAAAAACAAAGCGGTGGGTTGTGATATTTATAATATTGGGCAAAACGGATTTATGGTTGCGGTAATTATTCGGGTAAGGCCACAAGGGACAATTTCACGCACCACGATTCACTGAGCAAAGAAAGGCCACTTTCTCTTTGAGAAGATTCGCTAGTAGATTTTTTTACAAAATTAAAACCCGGCAGCGACCTACTCTCCCACGCCGTTGCCAGCGCAGTACCATCGGCCCTGGAGGGCTTAACGGCTCTGTTCGGTATGGGAAGAGGTGTTTCCCCTCCGGTATCACCGCCGGGAATACAAAACTCCAAACTCTTTAAGGAGAAGAAGCAGACTGAACTCTCAAGCCGCACGGCCGATTAGGACCACTCGGCTGAACGCATTGCTGCGCTTACACCTGTGGCCTATCAACCTGGTAGTCTACCAGGGGCCTTCAGGGTGCATCGCCTTGCGGCGAGCACGCGGGAGACCTAATCTTGGGATGGGCTTCCCGCTTAGATGCCTTCAGCGGTTATCCCTTCCGTACTTGACTACCGAGCGGTGCCCTTGGCAGGACAGCTCGTACATCAGAGGTACGTCCACCCAGGTCCTCTCGTACTATGGGCAGCTTCCCTCAAGTCTCCTGCGCCCACGATGGATAGAGTCCGAACTGTCTCACGACGTTCTGAACCCAGCTCACGTACCGCTTTAATGGGCGAACAGACCAACCCTTGGGACCTTGTCCAGCCCCAGGATGCGATGAGCCGACATCGAGGTGCCAAACCGGGCCGTCGATGTGAACTCTCGGGCCCGATCAGCCTGTTATCCCCGGAGTACCTTTTATCCGTTGAGCTATGGCCCTTCCACGCAGAGCCACAGGATCACTAGGTCCGACTTTCGTCTCTGCTCGACGTGTCCGTCTCACAGTCAGGCCGGCTTATGCCCTTGCGCTCCACACACGGTTGCCGTCCGTGCTGAGCCGACCTTTGAACGCCTCCGTTACCTTTTGGGAGGCGACCGCCCCAGTCAAACTACCCGCCTGCCACTGTCCACCGCCTGGATGTACAGCACGGTGTTAGAACCCCAACAGAACAAGGGTGGTATTTCACTGACGGCTCCGTCCGGACTGGCGCCCGGACCTCACAGCCTCCCACCTATTCTACACATGCTCGGCCAAGGTCCAATGACAAGGTGTAGTAAAGGTTCACGGGGTCTTTTTGTCCAATCGCGGGCAGGCGGCATCTTCACCGCCACTACAGTTTCGCCGGGCTTCTCGTTAAGACAGCGCTC
The DNA window shown above is from candidate division WOR-3 bacterium and carries:
- a CDS encoding GspE/PulE family protein, whose amino-acid sequence is MANEQTPIDDGGAALEQKYGVPFIDLNTFRLDSEVMQLFTEDFLRKNRVIPLFRSGNTLAVAMVDPGDIFTIDEVRRTTGMDITPMVCRETDLYQALNQYYSAPSPDEAQEDLELADLDDLPVEEETGVAAEQGLEPQKLEALASEAPVVRWVNQMIIRAVRERASDIHIEPTREGLRVRFRIDGVLHPIVSPKKALQLAVVSRIKIMSRMNIAEKRVPQDGRYGAFVDGREIDFRVSTFPTTYGETVVMRILDRTRLLSIDELGLVDEANAALREMIAKPHGVILVTGPTGCGKSTTLYAILAEIRSLDKNIITIEDPVEYDIDDICQSQVNERAGYTYLVGLRHILRQDPDVIMIGEIRDAETASVAIRAALTGQLVFSTIHTNDAPGTVTRLIDMGIEPFLVASGLEGVVAQRLVRRICPKCKVEYEPPPKMLEALELPPGTKFYKGTGCEHCRNTGYRGRIGIFEVMRMNDRIRELVVTRPPTSSVRALAREFGMKTLWEDGLRKVVAGITTIEEVMEEAEKVE